A genomic stretch from Synechococcus sp. MU1643 includes:
- a CDS encoding DUF3119 family protein → MSSTPAPVTLKPDVRLPLLVVALGLALLPLPLTPWPTLVVTLFGLFLLIQSASLRLEFKEDDLIVWQNGRELRRFPYDQWLSWRLFAPGLPGLFYFRETHSIHFLPILFSPKELREQLELRVGALEVPKDDPEYNTRKSD, encoded by the coding sequence ATGAGTTCAACCCCCGCCCCCGTCACCCTCAAGCCGGACGTACGGCTGCCGCTGCTGGTGGTAGCCCTTGGCCTGGCGCTGTTGCCTCTGCCGCTGACCCCCTGGCCCACGCTGGTGGTGACATTGTTCGGCTTGTTCCTGCTGATCCAGAGCGCAAGCCTGCGCTTGGAATTCAAGGAAGACGATCTGATCGTATGGCAGAACGGCCGCGAACTACGGCGCTTCCCCTACGACCAATGGCTGAGCTGGCGGCTGTTCGCCCCTGGGCTACCAGGCCTTTTCTATTTCCGCGAGACCCATAGCATTCACTTTCTGCCGATCCTGTTCAGCCCCAAGGAGCTGAGGGAACAGCTGGAACTGCGGGTGGGAGCTCTGGAAGTACCGAAAGACGACCCGGAATACAACACACGCAAAAGCGACTAG
- a CDS encoding DUF3086 domain-containing protein translates to MESTAADAMPDDTDPTPQAPEPKQAPAESNGQTITESALAEANPVLELALKDLQDRRDALQAEITALTSRKEQLESELKANFAGQSDAIARRVKGFQEYLGGALQDLVQSVENLELVVQPMVVRPSPLDQAADNTAAPEKPGEITPPPVVADTFRPDEELIRQTLERFLKQPDVYADPWNLRRSIDARDMALLEDWFFNQGGRGAQPSRSTRPRNILVSAALIAVIGELYGDQFQCLVLAGGPERLGEWRRGLQDALGLGREDFGPSSGIVLFERPEALVERADRLEERGEVPLILIDAAERSISIPVLQFPLWLAFAAGPGERLDDDDLL, encoded by the coding sequence ATGGAGAGCACGGCAGCTGACGCAATGCCCGACGACACCGACCCGACCCCCCAGGCGCCTGAACCGAAGCAGGCCCCAGCAGAATCCAACGGCCAAACCATCACCGAATCTGCTTTAGCAGAAGCCAACCCCGTGCTGGAGCTAGCCCTCAAGGATCTGCAAGACCGCCGTGATGCACTGCAGGCGGAGATCACCGCGCTGACCTCCCGCAAAGAGCAACTCGAGTCCGAACTCAAGGCCAACTTCGCCGGCCAGTCCGACGCCATCGCCCGCCGCGTAAAGGGCTTTCAGGAGTACCTAGGCGGCGCCCTACAGGACCTGGTGCAGAGCGTGGAAAACCTGGAGCTGGTGGTGCAGCCGATGGTGGTGCGGCCCTCCCCCCTTGATCAAGCTGCAGACAACACAGCTGCGCCGGAGAAGCCCGGTGAGATCACTCCGCCGCCAGTGGTGGCCGACACCTTCCGTCCCGACGAAGAGCTGATCCGCCAGACACTGGAGCGCTTCCTCAAGCAGCCCGACGTCTACGCCGACCCCTGGAATCTGAGGCGCAGCATCGATGCGCGCGATATGGCCCTGCTGGAGGACTGGTTCTTCAATCAAGGCGGACGCGGCGCCCAACCCAGCCGCAGCACCCGGCCACGCAACATTCTGGTGAGTGCAGCCCTGATCGCGGTGATCGGCGAGCTCTACGGCGATCAATTCCAGTGCCTGGTGCTGGCCGGCGGCCCTGAACGGCTCGGCGAATGGCGGCGCGGGCTCCAGGATGCTCTCGGCCTAGGCCGGGAAGACTTCGGCCCCAGCAGCGGCATCGTGCTGTTCGAGCGACCAGAAGCCCTGGTAGAGCGAGCCGACCGGCTGGAGGAGCGGGGCGAGGTGCCGTTGATCCTGATCGATGCGGCCGAGCGCAGCATCTCCATTCCTGTGCTTCAGTTCCCCCTCTGGCTGGCCTTCGCAGCCGGACCAGGTGAACGCCTCGACGACGACGACCTGCTGTGA
- the plsY gene encoding glycerol-3-phosphate 1-O-acyltransferase PlsY — MIQTTFTSLLLLAIGYLLGAIPSGYLAGRLLKGIDLRDCGSGSTGATNVLRNVGKGPALVVFLIDVGKGALAVLLAKSVGLNDWLQVLAGWSALAGHIWPVWLNWKGGKAVATGLGMFLGLAWPVGLACFGLFMAVISIFRIVSLSSVVAAIGLPLLMLLSGGSSAYVVVSLMASLMVLWRHRSNIERLLAGTEPKIGEKTKGLS; from the coding sequence GTGATCCAAACAACCTTCACCTCACTGCTGCTCCTGGCCATCGGCTACCTGCTGGGAGCCATACCCAGCGGATACCTCGCAGGTCGCCTGCTCAAGGGCATCGACCTACGGGACTGCGGCTCCGGCAGCACCGGCGCCACCAACGTGCTGCGCAACGTGGGCAAGGGCCCAGCCCTGGTGGTTTTCCTAATTGATGTGGGCAAAGGCGCCCTGGCGGTGCTGCTAGCGAAGAGCGTTGGCTTGAACGACTGGCTGCAGGTGCTGGCGGGATGGTCGGCGCTGGCTGGCCACATCTGGCCGGTGTGGCTGAACTGGAAGGGCGGCAAGGCGGTAGCCACCGGCCTGGGCATGTTTCTAGGCCTGGCCTGGCCGGTGGGGCTGGCCTGCTTTGGCCTGTTCATGGCGGTGATCTCAATCTTCCGGATCGTGTCGCTGTCCAGCGTGGTGGCCGCCATCGGATTGCCGCTATTGATGCTGCTCTCAGGCGGCAGTAGCGCCTATGTGGTGGTGTCGTTGATGGCGAGCTTGATGGTTCTTTGGCGCCATCGCAGCAACATCGAACGGCTGCTGGCAGGCACTGAACCCAAGATCGGAGAGAAGACCAAGGGCCTGAGCTAA
- the pyrF gene encoding orotidine-5'-phosphate decarboxylase: MENLHPADRIIVALDGMVQEQALRFTNQVEGLRWVKVGLELFVQAGPEVVGQLRAQGLRVFLDLKFHDIPATMAGACQRAAALGAELITVHACAGSEALKAAEAAAVDGAQRAGQPTPTLLAVTVLTSWEEHQLQRELAITQAIAGRVRALAQLSATAGIGGCVCSPLEAAALRAQHPEPFALVTPGIRPKGAAVGDQARVMGPAEAITAGASQLVIGRPITKAADPSAAFALCCKELQSTRLIGLGDAVA; encoded by the coding sequence ATGGAGAACCTGCATCCTGCCGATCGGATCATCGTGGCGCTCGATGGCATGGTGCAAGAGCAAGCGCTGCGCTTTACGAACCAAGTGGAGGGGCTCCGCTGGGTGAAGGTAGGCCTGGAGCTGTTCGTGCAGGCAGGGCCTGAGGTAGTGGGTCAATTGCGCGCGCAGGGGCTGCGGGTGTTTCTCGACCTTAAATTTCACGATATCCCCGCCACCATGGCAGGCGCCTGCCAGCGGGCAGCGGCGCTGGGGGCCGAACTGATCACGGTGCATGCCTGCGCCGGCAGCGAAGCACTCAAGGCAGCCGAGGCCGCGGCGGTGGACGGTGCCCAACGTGCTGGTCAACCCACCCCCACCCTGTTGGCGGTGACGGTGCTTACCAGCTGGGAGGAGCATCAATTGCAACGGGAACTCGCCATCACCCAGGCCATCGCCGGACGGGTGCGGGCGTTGGCGCAGTTGTCGGCGACCGCTGGCATCGGTGGTTGCGTCTGCTCACCTTTGGAGGCTGCTGCATTGCGGGCGCAGCACCCAGAACCGTTCGCCTTAGTGACACCAGGCATTCGCCCCAAAGGTGCTGCGGTGGGTGATCAGGCCCGGGTGATGGGGCCCGCCGAGGCCATTACAGCGGGCGCCAGCCAGCTTGTGATCGGCCGGCCGATCACCAAAGCCGCAGACCCAAGCGCTGCTTTTGCACTGTGTTGCAAGGAGCTTCAGTCGACGCGCCTCATTGGGTTGGGTGACGCTGTTGCTTAA
- the tyrS gene encoding tyrosine--tRNA ligase, which yields MPDSTPSLPDWLSRGMADLFPAGEPSDADQALAARLAHAEKEGRPLRVKLGIDPTGSNIHLGHSILFRKLRAFQDAGHTAVLIIGDFTARIGDPTGKSATRVPLSKEQVAANASTYLRQLGQDQPKKTALLDFETPGRLEVRYNSEWLEGMDLPAVIGLLGNGTVGQMLAKDDFSKRYGSGTPIALHEFLYPLLQGYDSVAVNADVELGGTDQKFNVAMGRDLQRHFNKGTQFGLLLPILVGLDGVQKMSKSLGNVVGLEEDPLSMYSKLEKVGDGAIDDYVMLLTDLDLASLPENPREKQKVMALVVTASRHGLAAAQKAQRDAATLVGGSGDAAADVPEASLAEVNFPAKAFYLFSAVGICASSSEARRQIKGGAARLEGEKIIDPNREFASAAELEGKVLQLGKKTFRRLVA from the coding sequence ATGCCGGACTCCACCCCGTCTTTGCCTGATTGGCTGTCCCGGGGCATGGCCGACCTGTTCCCGGCCGGAGAACCCAGTGATGCGGATCAGGCCTTGGCGGCCCGGTTGGCCCACGCCGAAAAGGAAGGGCGTCCGCTGCGGGTGAAGCTGGGCATCGACCCCACTGGCAGCAACATTCATTTGGGTCACAGCATCCTGTTCCGCAAGTTGCGGGCCTTCCAGGACGCGGGCCACACGGCGGTGCTGATCATCGGTGACTTCACCGCCCGGATCGGGGATCCCACCGGCAAGAGCGCCACGCGGGTGCCGCTCAGCAAAGAGCAGGTGGCCGCCAACGCCTCCACCTACCTGCGCCAGTTGGGGCAGGACCAGCCCAAGAAAACCGCGCTGCTCGATTTCGAGACCCCTGGCCGGTTGGAGGTGCGTTACAACTCCGAGTGGTTGGAGGGCATGGACCTGCCGGCAGTGATCGGCCTGCTCGGCAACGGCACTGTGGGCCAGATGCTGGCCAAGGATGACTTCTCCAAGCGCTACGGCAGCGGCACTCCGATTGCCCTGCACGAATTTCTTTATCCGCTGCTGCAGGGCTACGACTCGGTGGCGGTGAACGCTGATGTAGAGCTGGGCGGCACCGACCAGAAATTCAACGTGGCCATGGGCCGCGATCTGCAGCGCCACTTCAACAAGGGCACCCAGTTCGGCCTACTGCTGCCGATCCTGGTGGGTCTCGACGGGGTGCAGAAGATGAGCAAGAGCCTCGGTAACGTGGTGGGCTTGGAGGAAGATCCGCTCTCGATGTACTCCAAGCTGGAGAAGGTTGGCGATGGGGCGATCGATGACTACGTCATGTTGTTGACCGACCTAGATCTCGCTTCGTTGCCGGAGAACCCGCGCGAGAAGCAGAAGGTGATGGCCCTGGTGGTGACCGCCAGCCGCCATGGACTGGCAGCGGCGCAAAAGGCCCAGAGGGATGCCGCTACCCTGGTGGGAGGAAGCGGTGATGCCGCCGCGGATGTGCCCGAGGCCTCCCTGGCAGAGGTGAACTTTCCGGCCAAGGCCTTTTATCTGTTCAGTGCTGTGGGGATCTGCGCCAGCAGCAGTGAGGCTCGCCGCCAAATCAAAGGTGGTGCTGCGCGCCTGGAGGGGGAGAAGATCATTGACCCCAACCGGGAGTTCGCCTCAGCGGCGGAACTGGAGGGCAAGGTGCTGCAGCTGGGCAAGAAGACCTTCCGGAGGCTTGTTGCTTGA
- a CDS encoding DUF1825 family protein, whose translation MAFFDSDIVQDEAKRLFSDYQQLMQLGSEYGKFDREGKKKFIETMEELMGRYRVFMKRFELSEDFQAKLTVEQLRTQLSQFGITPEQMFEQMNSTLERMKAQIEQPPSS comes from the coding sequence ATGGCTTTCTTCGATTCCGACATTGTTCAGGACGAAGCCAAGCGCCTGTTCAGCGACTACCAGCAGCTGATGCAGCTGGGCAGTGAGTACGGAAAGTTCGATCGAGAGGGAAAGAAGAAATTCATCGAGACGATGGAGGAGCTGATGGGCCGCTACCGAGTGTTCATGAAGCGCTTCGAGCTCTCGGAGGATTTCCAGGCAAAGCTCACCGTGGAGCAGCTGCGCACCCAGCTCAGTCAGTTCGGCATTACCCCCGAGCAGATGTTCGAGCAGATGAACTCCACACTCGAGCGGATGAAGGCCCAGATCGAGCAGCCCCCCTCCAGCTGA
- a CDS encoding response regulator transcription factor, which produces MLRGLCKGLSNQEIADQLHLSIETTKQCVTAPLRKLNAKSRNQAVLIAFQRNLVDPPLPIPRWTPLTLKVHSEASPRILTSLSNAPPPQHWWFSASAASFNRQVTPPASAPQLGFQPQKPMPAA; this is translated from the coding sequence GTGCTGCGCGGTCTTTGCAAGGGCCTCAGCAATCAGGAGATTGCCGATCAGCTGCACCTCTCTATCGAAACCACCAAACAATGCGTCACAGCACCGCTGCGCAAACTCAATGCCAAAAGCCGCAACCAGGCTGTGCTGATCGCATTTCAGCGCAACCTGGTGGATCCACCGCTGCCGATTCCCCGCTGGACCCCCCTCACCCTGAAGGTCCATTCTGAGGCCAGTCCAAGGATCCTGACGTCATTGTCCAACGCGCCGCCACCGCAGCACTGGTGGTTCTCAGCGTCAGCAGCCTCGTTCAACAGGCAGGTTACGCCGCCAGCAAGCGCACCACAGCTTGGGTTTCAACCGCAGAAACCAATGCCCGCTGCCTGA
- a CDS encoding GIY-YIG nuclease family protein → MQGDLFSTGTLAFSNGPDLPLQREQLLAWQERLHAHQAPLFRGKSAEATQGDLFGSDPDDAAAAIDPLALTPLTMSFWRWPEPSHRGAAIYLVMDRPTQLEHPLLLYVGETLAAERRWKGDHDCKAYLAAYSEALQRCELSAQLSIRFSCDVPRATRARRALEQQLIQRWWPPFNKETRQRWATPFTAEL, encoded by the coding sequence ATGCAGGGGGATCTGTTCTCCACCGGCACACTGGCCTTCAGCAACGGGCCTGACCTGCCCCTGCAACGGGAGCAGCTGCTCGCCTGGCAGGAGCGTCTGCATGCCCATCAGGCGCCGCTATTCCGCGGGAAGAGCGCCGAAGCAACCCAAGGGGATCTATTCGGTTCCGACCCCGATGACGCTGCTGCGGCCATCGATCCGCTGGCCCTGACACCCCTGACGATGAGTTTCTGGCGCTGGCCGGAACCCTCCCATCGCGGAGCAGCGATCTACCTGGTGATGGACAGGCCAACCCAGCTGGAGCACCCGCTTCTGCTTTATGTGGGCGAAACCCTTGCCGCCGAGCGCCGCTGGAAAGGCGATCACGACTGCAAGGCCTACCTAGCCGCCTACAGCGAAGCCCTGCAGCGCTGTGAGCTCAGCGCTCAGCTGAGCATCCGCTTCAGCTGCGATGTGCCCCGGGCCACCCGGGCCCGGCGAGCCTTAGAACAACAGCTGATCCAACGCTGGTGGCCGCCATTTAACAAGGAAACCCGCCAACGCTGGGCCACCCCCTTCACCGCAGAGCTCTAA
- a CDS encoding leucyl aminopeptidase: MRFSLSSTGLHAWNGDVLAVGLAQGDVDAMATALEQRFAGITHALKQQEFKGKLGDQLVITPLGGGPQRLVVLGLGESDGIDADRLRGAAARAAKAAIGCEGNLGLHLPWTGTDATEAARICAEAVRLCLYKDQRFCKEPDPRRIPDVLELIDLDPAAASGFTAVNATCAGVELARELVAAPPNVITPAALADTAAGMARDHGLELKVLERSDCEAKGMGAFLAVSQGSDLPPKFIHLIYRPEGEVKRRVALVGKGLTFDSGGYNLKVGAAQIDMMKFDMGGSAAVLGAMRSIAELKPAGVEVHMVVASCENMVNGSAVHPGDIVTAANGMTIEINNTDAEGRLTLADALLYACEQKPDAVVDLATLTGACVIALGDEIAGLWSNNDDLADALDAAAQTGGEGLWRMPLRQSYRDGLKSLLADMKNTGPRPGGSITAALFLKEFVAKDTAWAHIDIAGPVWSDKGKGVNPAGATGYGVRTLVNWVLAQS, from the coding sequence ATGCGCTTCTCCCTGTCCTCCACCGGCCTGCACGCGTGGAACGGCGATGTGCTGGCGGTGGGGCTGGCCCAGGGCGATGTTGATGCCATGGCAACAGCCCTGGAACAACGCTTTGCCGGCATCACCCATGCTCTCAAGCAGCAGGAGTTCAAAGGCAAGCTCGGGGACCAGCTGGTGATCACGCCCCTGGGTGGGGGCCCGCAGCGCCTGGTGGTGCTGGGCCTGGGCGAGAGCGATGGAATCGATGCCGACCGCCTGCGCGGCGCCGCCGCCCGGGCTGCCAAGGCCGCCATCGGCTGTGAGGGCAACCTCGGCCTGCACTTGCCCTGGACAGGAACCGATGCAACAGAAGCCGCCCGCATTTGCGCTGAAGCGGTGCGGCTCTGCCTCTACAAAGACCAGCGCTTCTGCAAGGAGCCAGACCCGCGCCGGATCCCAGATGTGTTGGAGCTGATCGACCTCGATCCCGCCGCCGCCAGCGGCTTCACTGCGGTCAATGCCACCTGCGCCGGTGTGGAACTGGCCCGGGAGCTGGTGGCTGCCCCCCCGAACGTGATCACCCCAGCAGCCCTCGCAGACACGGCCGCTGGCATGGCCCGAGATCACGGCCTTGAGCTCAAGGTGCTCGAGCGCAGCGACTGTGAAGCCAAGGGTATGGGCGCCTTCCTGGCCGTAAGCCAGGGCTCCGATCTTCCCCCCAAGTTCATCCACCTGATCTATCGCCCCGAGGGCGAAGTGAAACGGCGCGTTGCCCTGGTGGGCAAAGGCCTCACCTTCGATTCCGGCGGTTACAACCTCAAGGTAGGGGCTGCCCAGATTGACATGATGAAGTTCGACATGGGCGGCAGTGCCGCTGTGCTCGGTGCCATGCGCAGCATCGCTGAACTCAAGCCAGCCGGCGTTGAGGTGCACATGGTGGTGGCCTCCTGCGAAAACATGGTGAACGGCTCCGCTGTCCACCCCGGTGACATCGTCACGGCCGCCAACGGAATGACGATCGAGATCAACAACACCGACGCCGAAGGCCGCCTCACCCTCGCCGATGCGCTGCTCTACGCCTGCGAGCAGAAGCCTGATGCCGTGGTGGATCTGGCCACCCTCACCGGAGCCTGCGTCATTGCCCTGGGTGATGAAATAGCCGGGCTTTGGTCAAACAATGACGACCTGGCGGATGCCCTCGATGCCGCTGCTCAGACAGGTGGTGAAGGCCTCTGGCGCATGCCACTGCGGCAGTCCTACAGGGATGGATTGAAGTCGTTGCTGGCCGACATGAAGAACACCGGACCGCGGCCAGGCGGTTCGATCACAGCCGCCCTGTTCCTCAAGGAGTTCGTAGCCAAAGACACCGCTTGGGCCCACATCGACATCGCCGGACCGGTCTGGAGCGACAAGGGCAAAGGGGTCAATCCCGCTGGTGCCACCGGCTACGGGGTGCGCACCCTGGTGAACTGGGTGCTGGCCCAGTCATGA
- a CDS encoding DUF3104 domain-containing protein, which translates to MKAEAPFLHVRPGHFVIVGGDQLDQGDWWMGQVIFCEGSARHPRLPSLFQVADVDTGVITWINADAISDVIWSMDGWPASALVREEC; encoded by the coding sequence GTGAAGGCGGAAGCTCCATTCCTCCATGTCCGCCCAGGGCACTTTGTGATCGTTGGTGGAGACCAGCTCGACCAAGGGGATTGGTGGATGGGGCAGGTGATCTTCTGTGAGGGGAGCGCGCGTCACCCCAGGCTTCCGTCTCTCTTTCAGGTGGCTGATGTGGATACGGGTGTCATCACGTGGATCAATGCCGATGCTATTTCTGACGTGATCTGGTCGATGGATGGATGGCCGGCCAGTGCGCTCGTCCGTGAGGAGTGCTGA
- the msrA gene encoding peptide-methionine (S)-S-oxide reductase MsrA: MKRTLLLLFTCLMLLSWPQQAMAELQTAVFAGGCFWCLEHDLEDLPGVRDAVSGYSGGQLERPTYRQVSSETTGHQEAVQVRFNPDQISYAELLRSYWRNVDPLDGGGQFCDRGDSYRPVIFTDDDAQAQAAEASAEAAAIELGQPRSALKVGLKPSARFWPAESYHQNYAENNAVKYNFYRFSCGRDRRLDSVWGDNARSGNAWGN, encoded by the coding sequence ATGAAACGAACACTGCTGCTGTTGTTCACCTGCCTGATGCTGCTCAGCTGGCCTCAACAGGCCATGGCTGAGTTGCAGACGGCGGTCTTTGCCGGTGGCTGTTTCTGGTGTCTGGAGCACGACCTGGAGGATCTGCCGGGGGTGCGTGATGCCGTGAGCGGCTACAGCGGCGGGCAGCTGGAGCGCCCCACGTACCGGCAGGTGAGTAGTGAAACCACCGGTCACCAGGAAGCGGTGCAGGTGCGTTTTAATCCGGATCAGATCAGCTACGCGGAGCTGCTGCGCAGCTACTGGCGCAATGTGGATCCACTGGATGGCGGCGGTCAGTTCTGTGACCGCGGCGATTCCTATCGGCCGGTTATTTTTACTGATGATGACGCTCAGGCTCAGGCCGCTGAGGCAAGTGCGGAGGCGGCGGCCATCGAGCTCGGACAACCACGGTCTGCTTTGAAGGTGGGTCTCAAGCCGTCGGCTCGCTTCTGGCCAGCCGAGAGCTACCACCAGAACTACGCGGAGAACAACGCCGTGAAATACAACTTTTATCGGTTCAGCTGCGGTCGTGACCGCAGGCTCGACAGTGTCTGGGGCGACAACGCTCGTTCCGGTAACGCCTGGGGGAATTAG
- the lpxB gene encoding lipid-A-disaccharide synthase, which produces MVRLLISTGEVSGDLQGSLLIRALRFEADRRGLELEVLGLGGPRMEAAGAVLIADTAPMGVIGLWEAVPLILPTLWLQARVDGLLKDRPLDGLVLIDYVGANVRLGTRLRRQRPALPIIYYIAPQEWAWRFGDGSTTSLLGFTDKILAIFPAEAEFYAARGADVSWVGHPLLDSFQNLPDRASARRQLGLDPKAPVLLLLPASRPQELRYLMPPLAQAAALLQQSHPDLQVLLPAGLAQFEAHLAVALEKAGVRHGRVIPAAEADVLKTTLCAAADLALGKSGTVNLELALQGVPQVVGYRVSRLTAWVARHVLRFQVDHISPVNLLLKQRLVPELLQDELTAEALVEMAIPLLTATPERHAMLEGYERLRATLGAPGVTERAAKAIFDQVLG; this is translated from the coding sequence ATGGTTCGGCTGCTGATCAGCACCGGTGAGGTCTCCGGTGATCTGCAGGGCAGCCTGTTGATTCGCGCCCTTCGGTTTGAGGCGGACCGACGGGGGCTTGAGCTTGAGGTGCTGGGCCTTGGTGGGCCGCGCATGGAGGCGGCGGGAGCGGTGTTGATCGCCGACACCGCTCCGATGGGGGTGATCGGCTTGTGGGAGGCCGTCCCGTTGATTCTTCCCACGCTGTGGCTGCAGGCCCGGGTCGATGGGCTGCTGAAGGACCGGCCCCTTGATGGGCTTGTGTTGATTGATTATGTCGGGGCCAATGTGCGTCTGGGCACACGGCTGCGGAGACAGCGGCCCGCGCTGCCGATCATCTACTACATCGCCCCCCAAGAGTGGGCCTGGCGCTTTGGCGATGGCAGCACCACCAGTCTTCTTGGGTTCACCGACAAGATCCTGGCGATCTTCCCGGCGGAGGCCGAGTTCTATGCCGCCCGCGGTGCGGATGTGAGCTGGGTGGGCCATCCTTTGTTGGACAGCTTCCAGAACCTGCCCGATCGCGCCAGCGCCCGCCGCCAACTGGGTCTGGACCCAAAGGCGCCGGTGCTGTTGCTGCTGCCGGCCTCGCGGCCCCAGGAGTTGCGCTATTTAATGCCACCGTTGGCCCAGGCGGCGGCCCTGTTGCAGCAAAGCCACCCTGATCTTCAGGTGCTTCTGCCCGCTGGGCTTGCTCAGTTCGAAGCGCACCTGGCTGTAGCGCTGGAGAAGGCCGGCGTGCGCCATGGCCGGGTGATTCCCGCCGCTGAAGCCGATGTGCTGAAGACCACCCTCTGTGCTGCGGCGGATCTCGCCTTGGGCAAATCCGGCACGGTGAATCTGGAACTGGCCCTGCAGGGGGTTCCTCAGGTGGTGGGGTACCGCGTGAGCCGACTGACGGCCTGGGTTGCCCGCCACGTGCTGCGCTTCCAGGTTGATCACATCTCCCCGGTGAATCTGTTGCTCAAGCAGCGGTTGGTGCCGGAGCTGCTGCAGGACGAACTCACTGCCGAAGCCCTGGTGGAGATGGCGATTCCTCTGTTGACTGCTACCCCTGAGCGCCACGCCATGCTGGAAGGGTATGAGCGGCTGCGTGCCACGCTGGGTGCTCCTGGGGTGACCGAGCGGGCTGCCAAGGCAATCTTTGATCAGGTGCTCGGATGA
- the lpxA gene encoding acyl-ACP--UDP-N-acetylglucosamine O-acyltransferase, producing MSQQKASQQIHPMAVVDPKAELAAGVVIGPGAVVGPEVVIGENTWIGPHAVLDGRLTLGRDNKVFSGACLGLAPQDLKYRGANTEVLIGDGNTLRECVTINRATEEGEVTRIGNGNLLMAYCHLGHNSDLGDNIVMSNAIQVAGHVVIEDRAVIGGCLGIHQFVHIGGMAMVGGMTRVDRDVPPYCLVEGHPGRVRGLNRVGLRRSGLSVNHEGAELKQLQEVWTLMYRSELVIADALQRARSQPLLPAAEHFCRFLEASTSQGRRGPMPVQGR from the coding sequence ATGTCGCAGCAAAAGGCGTCACAGCAGATCCACCCCATGGCGGTGGTGGACCCAAAGGCCGAGCTAGCTGCCGGCGTGGTGATCGGCCCTGGTGCGGTGGTTGGCCCCGAGGTGGTGATCGGAGAGAACACTTGGATTGGTCCCCATGCCGTTTTGGACGGACGGCTGACTCTTGGTCGCGACAACAAGGTGTTCTCTGGTGCTTGCCTAGGTCTTGCGCCGCAGGATCTCAAGTACCGAGGTGCCAATACCGAGGTGTTAATTGGTGATGGAAACACGCTGCGGGAATGTGTGACGATCAACCGTGCCACCGAAGAGGGTGAGGTGACCCGCATCGGCAATGGCAACCTGCTTATGGCCTACTGCCACCTGGGCCACAACTCCGATTTGGGCGACAACATCGTCATGTCCAATGCCATTCAGGTGGCGGGCCACGTTGTGATCGAAGATCGTGCCGTGATTGGTGGTTGTCTGGGAATTCACCAGTTCGTTCACATCGGCGGGATGGCGATGGTGGGCGGCATGACCCGCGTCGACCGAGATGTTCCCCCCTACTGCCTGGTGGAAGGCCATCCTGGCCGGGTGCGGGGTCTGAACCGTGTAGGGCTGCGGCGCAGTGGCCTGTCTGTCAATCACGAAGGCGCTGAACTCAAGCAACTTCAGGAGGTCTGGACCCTGATGTATCGCTCTGAACTGGTGATTGCCGACGCGCTTCAGCGGGCCCGCAGCCAGCCGTTGCTGCCGGCGGCTGAACACTTTTGCCGGTTCCTTGAAGCCTCCACCAGTCAGGGCCGACGCGGGCCGATGCCGGTGCAGGGGCGCTGA
- the fabZ gene encoding 3-hydroxyacyl-ACP dehydratase FabZ — protein sequence MTESTTPDVVLTSEQIAGLLPHRYPFALVDRVIAHEPGVSATAIKNVTMNEPQFQGHFPERPLMPGVLIVEAMAQVGGLIVTQMPDLPKGLFVFAGIDGVRFRRPVVPGDQLVISCELLSLKRKRFGKVKAEATVDGDLVCSGDLMFSLVG from the coding sequence GTGACTGAATCCACCACCCCAGATGTCGTGCTCACCAGCGAACAGATCGCCGGCTTGCTCCCGCACCGTTACCCCTTCGCTTTGGTGGATCGGGTCATCGCCCATGAGCCCGGAGTTTCGGCCACGGCAATTAAGAACGTGACCATGAACGAGCCCCAGTTCCAGGGGCATTTCCCAGAGCGTCCACTGATGCCAGGGGTGCTGATTGTCGAGGCGATGGCACAGGTGGGTGGTCTGATCGTTACCCAGATGCCCGATCTGCCGAAGGGACTGTTCGTTTTTGCCGGTATTGACGGGGTACGCTTCCGGCGCCCTGTGGTTCCTGGAGATCAACTGGTGATCAGCTGTGAACTGCTCAGCCTCAAGCGCAAACGCTTCGGCAAGGTCAAGGCCGAGGCCACAGTGGACGGTGATTTGGTCTGTTCCGGGGACTTGATGTTCTCCCTGGTGGGCTGA